The region GCGGTCCCCTCCGACCGGCGGCGCGCGGAGGGGGATGCGGGTCGGGACCCGGGCGGCCCGGGGCGACGCCTGCGCGGGCCGACCGCTGCGCGGGCGGGGAGGGGAGGTGGTTCCGGGGCGGGGCACGGTGCCCGGCAACGCTGCGGTGAGCCTAGTACACACCCGCTGAGCGGGGAAGCGCGGACCGGTCACCGGCCCCGCACCGGTCAGGCGCTCTTGCCCTTCCGGTTGAACAGCCGGCCTTCCCGCTGGCTCCTCTGCGCCGCGCGGGCGGACGAGAGCAGGCTGGTCGACTGGGTGCTCTTGCTCGCCTGACTCACCGCCTCACCCAGACTGGTCGGCTTCTGCGAGTCCTGGTTCCTCTTGAGTTCCTGCTTGATCGCTTTCCACTTTCCGGCCATGCTTCGCTCACCTTCGTTCTTGTGGGCGCCCGGAACGTCCTCCGGGCGGTTCCGGCCCAACGGGTGCAGGGTGGCCGAGCGTTTCGACGCCACCGGCGTGCTGCGGGGCACGGTGGCATGTGCGAAGCTCGGATGCTAGCACCGGGGAAGGGTGCGGAAAAGGCCGGAAAAGCCTGTGGATTCAGACATCCGGATCTGGTTTCCGTGCGCTGGGCCCGTTCCCTTCCCCCTGGAGCGCACGGTGCCCGCCTGACGTCCGGGCCACGGCACGGAGGACCATCAGGAAGGAAGTGCGGGATGGCACAAGGTAAGAGCAGCGGCGGGAACGCCGGCGGTGGGGCGGGCGACCTGGGGGACAACCCCACGACCGCCTTCGAGCCGAGGACCGGCAAGAAGCTCTCCATAGCGGAGGCGGTCGAGCAGAGGGCCAAGGGGCATGAGGCGTCCACCCGCTTCGGGCTGGACCCGGCCGCGCGGGCGGTGGCGAGGAGATCGGACGGCGGCGCGAAGAAGGGCCGTGGGGCTTCCTGAAGGCGGTCTCCGCCCCTTGACCGGTGGTGCCCCCGGACCCGGCCGCGCGGACGGCGACGAGGGGACCGGGCGGCGGCGCGGAGAAGGGCCGCAAGCCCTCCTGCAAGAGGCCTCCGCCCCCTGACCGGCGCGCCCCTGCCCCTGACCGGCGTCCCCCGGGCCCCGACCCGGATCCCGCCTCGGTGACCGATTTCGGTCACCGAGGCGGGATCCGTTCGTTCCGTCCGCACTCGTCACGGTCCGGGTCGGACCCGGTGGTTAAGATGCGGTGGTCACATGTCCCCCCGGTACCCCTGAGCCTCCTGGTGCCCGTGTGGGACGTGTCCCCACTCTCCCTTCACCCGTGGATCCCATGCGCTCTGCACAGAACGTCGCCTCGCTCCCCGCGACCGCGACCGACCTGACCCCCGCCGACCCCGAGCGGATCGGCCCCTACCGGCCCCTCAAGAGGCTGGGCGCCGGCGGCATGGGGGTGGTCTACGCGGCCCACGACGCCTCGGGCGGCCTGGTCGCGGTCAAGCTCATCCATCCCGAGTACTCCGCCGACCCCGACTTCCGCGCCAGGTTCGCCCGCGAGGTCGAGCTGCTGCACCGGGTCGGCGGCGCCTGCGCGGTGCCGCTGCTGGCCGCCGACACCGCGGCCGAACGCCCCTGGCTGGTCACCCCCCTGGTGCGGGGCCTGACCCTCGGCGACTACGTGCGCGAACACGGCCCCCTGCCGGAGCGGCTGCTGCTGGGCTTGGCGGCGGGTGTCGCCGAGGCCCTGGTGCGCATCCACGCGGTGGGCATCGCCCACCGCGACCTCAAGCCCGCCAATGTCGTGCTCTCCCCGGAGGGCCCGCGCGTGCTGGACTTCGGGGTGGCCCGTGCCGTGGACCAGACGGCGCTCACCCGGACCGGGTCCATCGTGGGCTCGCCGGGGTGGATCAGCCCGGACCACTACCGGGGCAGGCCCGCCAGCACCGCCGACGACGTCTTCGCCTGGGGTGCGCTGATGGCCTTCGCCGCCACCGGGCGGCAACCGTTCGGGACCGGCGACCCCGCGGTGGTGGCCCACCGGGTGATCAGCGGCGAGCCCGACATGGACGGGTTCACCGGGCCGCTGGCCGACCTCGCCCGCTGGGCCCTGGCCAAGGAGGCGGGGCGGCGGCCCGACGCGATGCGCCTGGTGGAGGCGGTGTTCGCCCTCAGCGGTCCGGGCCGGGGCCGGCCCCCGGCGGGGACGCCCGAGGCGGTGGACGGCGCGATGGCCACCGTCGTCGACGAGAACTGGCAGGGGGTGCCGGCCGCCCCGGAGCAGGTGTTCGCCATCGCCCCGAGGCCGGGCGGCGGGCGCGCCAAGCGCGGGCTCGCGGTCGCCGGTGCGGTGGTGGGCGCCCTGCTGCTGCTCGCCGGCGCGACCTTCGGCGGGGTGGTGCTGGCCCGGAGTTGGGACACGCAGGTCGTCGCCGACGACGTCCCGGCCGAGGAGGCGGGCACGGGCGGCGACCGCCGTCCGGGGGCCGGGAACGAGCCGAAGCCCTCCGAGTCCCCGTCCGGGGAGCCGTCCGAGTCCCCGTCCGAGGAGGCCGGAGCAGGGGACGGCGGCGGGGAAGAGGAGGAGGGTGGCGGCACCTCCGCCACGTCCACCGGGCTGGTCGGCGCCGGGGTGGCGGCCGCGGGCGCGCGCCCCTCCGGGGAGCACGTCGTCGCGTTCCAGCCGGACGGCGGGGCGGCCGTGTACGCCCGGCTCGACGGCGCCGACGTGGTGTGCGCCTGGAGCTTCTGCCAGAGCCAGGGTGGGAGCGTCGGCAACGGCAGCGCGGGGTCGGTGCCCTCCAGCCCGTCCGCGCTCACCGGCTACGCCAACCAGGGCGGCCGGACCGTCAGGGCCGAGGTCACCTACACGACGGCGGCCGACGGCACCGTCACCATCACACGCCTGGTCGAGCAGCACCGGACCAGCGGCACCGGGACCCCACCGTGGTGACCCGGGCGAACGAGCGAGGAACGATGAAGAAGATCACCGGCCGCGTCGCGGCCGTGCTGGGGCTGGCCCTGGTCGTCACCGTCGCCGGTCCGGCCCCGGTCGGCGCGGTCGCCTACGGCGGCCAGTGCGGCAGCGGGTACGGCAAGGTCAACGAGGCGGCGATCCCGGGCGGGACGGTGTTCCTCACCTACAACGGGTCCAACGGCAAGAACTGCGTGGTGGTGGTCCGCTCCTCCCCGGGCTCCCGGGTCGCCATGGACGCGGCGCTCAAGCAGAGCGGCGGCACCTCCTGGCAGACCGACCCGGGCGACTTCACCGAGTACGCGGGCCCGGTGTACCTCTCGGCCGCGGGCCAGTGCGTGGACTGGGGCGGCCGGATCGGCGACGACTGGATCGTCCGCAACGGCACCAACTGCGGCTGACCGCCGGGACGGGCGTGGGCTCACCGGGCTCCGATCCGGGCCCGGGCCCGGAGTCGGGCTGGGTGCCCTTGGGGCCGGGGGCTCCCCGGCGCCGGGCGCGGGCGGCAGCGGCGGCACCGTATGCGAACGCCGGCCGGACCGGCCTCGCGGTGACACGAAGTCCTTCCCGTGGCCCTGCCCTGGCTTCCGCGCGCGGGCCACGGAACGGAAGGCACGGAACGGAAGCCCCGAAAGACCCGGAAGAGCAGCCCCGTGTTCGGGAGAGGGAACGTGAAGCGATGGAGATGACCCACGTCCGCAACGCCACGGCCGTACTCCGGGTGGGCGGGAAGACCGTCCTGGTCGACCCGATGCTGGGCGCCCGGGGGTCCAGGGACGGGGTGCCCAACAGCAAGGGCGGCACCGAGCGCAACCCGCTCGTGGACCTGGTCGTGCCCCTGGCCGACCTGCTGTCCCCGGACGTCGTGGTGGTCACCCACACCCATTCCGACCATTGGGACGCCGCGGCCGCCGCACTGCTGCCGCGCGGCGTCCCCGTCCTGGTCCAGCACGCCGCGGACGCAGGGGCCGTCGCGAAGGAGGGCTTCACCGACGTGCGGGTCCTCGACGAGCCGGTCACGGTCGACGGCACCGTCTTCACCCGCACCGGCGGCAGGCACGGTTCGGAGGAGGCCATGGAGGCCATCGGGGAGGAACTCGGCCAGGTCATGGGCGTCGTGGTGAGCCACCCGGGGGAGCCGGTGGTGTACTTCGCGGGGGACACGGTCCTCACCGACGACGTTCCCGCGGCCCTGGAGCGGCACGACCCCGACATCGTGGTGCTCAACACCGGGGAGGGGTGGATCGGCTCCGTCGGCCCGCTCATCATGGGCGCCCGGGACGTGGTGGAGGTCCACCGGCTGGCCCCGCGGGCGCGGATCGTGGCCGTGCACCTGGAGGCGCTGAACCACTGCCCGGTCACCCGGGCCGAGGTGCGGTCCCTGGTGGCCGCACACGGGATCGCCGACAGGGTCCTGGTGCCCGAGGACGGGGAGGTCCTGGCCTTCTGACCGCGTTCGCGCGGTGCCACGGGTTTCGGCCCGGAGTGCGGGGGCACGGCGGAGGTCATGCCTCCCGAACCCCTCGAACCCCCCGGACGAGAGTTCCGCACGCGCGACCGGCTGCTCGCGATCGTGCCCGTGCTGGTGGCGGCCGCCTTGGCGGTCGCCCTGGCGGTGTGGGTGAACACACCGGACACGGGCGCCCATCCCGACTACTCCGGCCGGGCGGAGGCGGAGGTGGTGCGGGTCCGGACGGAGGCCGGGTCCGGGCAGCCGGGGATGGGCGGACCGAAGGTCACCGTGGAGGTCGTCTACACGGTCGACGGTGCGCGGTACACCTCCGCGGTGGCCGGCGTGCTCCAGCCGGAGCCCGAGGCGGGGGAGCGGGTCACGGTCGCCTACGACCCCGCCGAGCCGGGGCGGGCGGTGTCCCCGGACCTGGCCGGGGACCCGGAGGGCGGGAGGCTGCGGCTGGCCCTCACCGGGTACTTCGGGCTCATGGTGTTCATGGGTCTGGCCTTCCTGGGGCGCTTCGCCTGGCGGAACCCGGACCTGTGGAGGCCGGGGTCTGCGGAGGGCGGGAAGAGCGGGCCGGGCGGGAAAGGCGGGAAGGGCGGGCCGGGCCGGAAGGGCCGGTGAGCACCGCCGGTCGGGGCGGCCCGGCGGCACCGGGCTCCCCGGCGTGCGGGGAGCCCGAGCGTGGGGTCACCGTGCGAGGGTGAAGGTGGCCCAGGTGTGGGTGCCGAGGTCGCCGAACGGGCAGACCGGCGAGTATCCCCAGGCTGTGGACAACTCCTCGACCATGAGGAGGCCGCGCTGGCCCTCGGCCCGGTCCCACTCGTCGGACGTGCGCGCCCGGGGGATGACGGGGACGCCGCCGCCGAGCCCGTCGTCGGTGAAGCCCAGGGTCAGCGAGCGGTCGTCCGCGGACCACAGGGTCCGGATCACTCCGCCGTCCCGGCCGGAGGCGGTGTACTTGACGCAGTTGGCGAAGAGCTCGCTGCCGCACAGGACGAGCGTGTCGGCCGTGTCGGGGTCGAACCCGGACAGGTCGGCCCGCAGGTCGCGGCGGACCTGGGAGAGCCGGGCGAGGTCGCCGGGGTAGAGGCGGTGGGTCCACAGCCGTGCCGGGGTCATGCGCCCACCCCCGCGGTGCTCCTGCGGTCCTGCCGGGGCGGAAGGGTTTGATGAGCCTGACGGGCCTGCTGGGTCTGCCGGGCCTGCCAGCGCCGTACCGCGTCGGCGAGGTCGTCGAACGTGACCGGGGGCGGGGTGGGGGCGAGCAGGTCGCCCTCCCCGATCCTGGGGGCGGGGATGCGGGGTGCGGTCCACCGCTCCAGCCGGGCGGTTGCTTCGGCCTGGGCGCGGGAGTGGGCGCGGGAGCGGGCACGGGCCTGTTCGTGGGCGGTGTAGTAGGGCCTGACGAGGGGGAGGTCGTCGGCGGGGAAGGTCTCGCGCGGCTCGGCCAGGCGCGGTGCGGCGGACGACCGGGGGCGGACGGCGGGGCCGGGGTTCGCGGCGTAGCGGCGGACCCGGGAGGAGCGGCGCCGGTGGTGGCGGCCGTAGGGAGAGGTGAACAGCGCTCGCAGGAGCCCGAGGGCAGCCCGGAAGAGCGCGGCACTAAACTGGCTCACGCTGGCAATCCTTGGTGTTGAGGAAGTGAATTGCTGGCCACGACCCCGGGCGCTGGACAAGCGTCGCGGGGTCACGAGTTTTTCGGTTGTGGGGCCAGAATAGGGCAACCTGAGGGCTGCGTGCACATTTTTCGGACGGATTGCCGAAGAAGTTGTGCGCTTTGGTGTTGGTGCAGGTCAGGGGGTTGTGGGTGGAGCGGGAAGGGCTTTTTTGGGGATAGGCGAAATAAGTCCGGTTTGATCTTTATGTGCGTGGTCGTGGTGAAGTCCCGGGTGGTTTCGCGAAGGCGTGCGCATGGCAAAGGCCCCGGACGGCCGTCCGGGGCCTTGTGCGGGGTGGCTACTTCTGGGCAGCCAGGGCTGCGACCCACTCGGAGGGTCCGAAGGTGAGGTCTCCGGCGTCCCGGTGCTTGGTGTCGCGCATCCCGGCTGCGCCGCCCCCGTAGCGGCATTCGACGCAGTCGGAACCGTTGGGGCTGTACGCCGACTTCTTCCAGGTCTCGTTCATCGGTGTACCTCTCGGGAGGCTTCGGGCTTTCCACGAGTGCGGCGTGGAAAGGCGGGGCGACCATCTGCCCGGCGCGCGGAGGTGGTCACCTCTCAGCGGCGAGGGCCGCGAGCCATTCGGATGGGCCGAAGGAGAGCTGCCCGGCTTCGCGGTTCCGGGTGTCGCGGACGTCGGCGCCCGCTGCATGTTCCCGTGTCTCCACGCAGTTCGAAGACGAGCCGCTGTAACTCGACTTGTGCCACTCGGGCGAAGACTTCATCGCCACTCCAAGGAGAGGGGGCGGGGGCCACCTGAAGTATTCCCTTGGAGGCAGCCATCCACGCTTGGCAAAGGCCCCGGACGCTGGTCACCCGGGGCCTTGCATGAGCGCGGTTACTTCTCAGCGGCGAGGGTCGCGACCCATTCGGAGGAGGGGAAGGTGAGGTGTCCGGCGTCCCGGTTCCGGGTGTCGCGGATGTCAGCACCCGCTACATGTTCCCTTGTCTCCACACATTCGTTGTTACCGCTGCTGTACGAGGACTTGTGCCACTCGGCCGAGAAGGTCATTGCCGCTCCAGAGGGTGGGAAATGCGGGCTGTCCGGGGCATCCCCTCCTGGGCGGCCATCCACGGATGACGAAGGCCCCGTGTCGGTGCCCGGGGGGCTTGTGCGGGGGTGGTCACCTCTCGGCTGCCAGGGCTGAGAGCCACTCCGAGGAAGGGAAGGTGAGGTGGCCTGCTTCGCGGTTCCGGGTGTCGCGGACATCGATGCGTTCGGAGGACTCGCGGATCTCCACGCAGTTCGCGGAGGCTCCGCTGTAACTCGACTTGTGCCACTCAGGCGAAGACTTCATCGCCGCTCCAAGGGGGGTGTGGGGCCACCTGGAGTATTCCCTTGCAGGCGGCCATTCACGCTTGGCAAAGGCCCCGGGCGGTCGCCCGGGGCCTTGTATGAGCGTGGTTACTTCTCAGCGGCGAGGGCCGCGAGCCACTCGGAGGGGCCGAAGGAGAGCTGTCCGGCTTCGCGGTTCTTGGTGTCGCGTGCCTCAACTGCCTCCGCGGTCCACCTGCACTCGACGCAGTTCCCACTGTTCGGGCTGTACGGCGACTTCTTCCAGATCTCGTTCATCGGTGTACCTCTCAAGAGGCCTCGGACTTTCGACGAGTACGGCAGGGAAAGGTGTGGCGACCGTCTACCTGACACGCTGTGGTGCTTCGGTGAGGGCGGTTTCTGGTGTGCGGGGGTGGTTACTTCTCAGCGGCGAGGGCCGCGAGCCACTCCGAGGAGGGGAAGGTGAGGTGTCCGGCGGCTCGGTTCTGGGTGTCGCGGACATCCGCACCGCAGGTGTGCTCCCGGGCCTCCACGCAGTTCGATCCCGTAGAGCTGTAGCTGCTCTTGTGCCAGTTGGTCGAGGACTTCATCGACGCTCCAGAGGGAGGGGGTATGCGGGTCGCCTGGAGTATCCCCCCACAAGTGGCCGTCCACGCATGGCGAAGGCCCCGAGTGGTTGCCCGGGGCCTTGCGTGGGGGTGGTTACTTTTCAGCGGCGAGGGCCGCGAGCCACTCCGAGGAGGGGAAGGTGAGGTGTCCGGCTTCGCGATTCTTCGTGTCCCGTAGAGCCACCATGTCCGACTGCATCCGGCACTCCGCGCAGTTGGGGGAGTCACCCGAATAAGTCGATTTGAACCAAGAGTCGTTCACAGTAGTTCCTTCAATGCTGCGGTGGTCTCCCGGGAGGGGAGAGCGGCGGCGAGTGCCGAGGAGACCATGCCGAGCAGCGCCGAATGATCACTCCGCTCAGCGATCACCGTACCGCGTGACCAGTCCCCGACGACCGCCACGTCATCACCGGCCAGATGGAAGACCGTTGTGGCGCTACCTGGTACGAGCAGGATGGAGCCGCGGGGCACCAGGTGCACGATCACTCGACCCGTCTCGATCCAGTCAAGCAGGGCTTTTGCTTGTTCGACTTGAATCTCTTGGGGGAGTGCGTCCAACACAAAGAGAGGAAAGACGGCCGTCACCCGAAGCTTCGGCAGTTGGTGCAGTCGTTCGCATCGAAGTGCAGTAAGTCTCGTTACCTCCTCTTCGGTCATCCAGGGGCGTGCGGCGCGGAACAGTAACGACGCTAGCGAGGGGCACTGGAGGTAGCCGGGAACCATGCCTGGGGAGATGACCGTGGCAGCGCGTGCCTCCGGCTCGATGCGAGACAACGACCTCGCCCAAACCGGGATGCTGAAGCCGTCCTTCGCCTCCTGGTGCCTGGCCAGCAGGGTGCCATCGCATCCCAGGATGCGGTCGAGTGCCTCGGCGTTCTCCCGCTTGGGCAGCGAGCCCGAGTTTTCCCACCTATTCAGGGAGGAAAGCGACAAATTAGCTGATCTCGCGAGCTGGGTCTGTGTCAATCCCGCCGCTTCCCGAGCAGCGGTCAAAGCCTCTGCGAATATGCCGGGGGTCATGCAGGAAAGATACCGGCAGGGATGCCGGGAGCATCTGGGATTCTTGGAATTCGCTGTGAGACCAGGTTGGGAGACCCGACGCTGGATTCATGATCGGAACCCACAGGCCCGTCGTAGGGCACTTGGACTCGGACAACGAAGTGGCAGTGCTGGCGCTGCGTTCGGCGCTGCGCCGCCGGGGGATCGCCTCGACGGACGGCGGCCTCCCCCTCTCCGTTCGCGCGGACTACGACGGCAGGCGGGTCACCGTCCGCCTGACAGATCAGCAGTGGTGGCGGCCGATGCCCGGTGAACCGGGCATCACCATCCCCCTCGCCCGCCAGGGCGCCGAGGAAGACCTTGCCCACCAGCTCGCCCGCGAACTCCTGGGGCGGCTGTGAACGCCGACGAACCCCTTACCTGGGCCGAGTTCATCCGCCTCACCCGCCCCCGCACACCGCCGATTCCGCGCCCGCGCCCGGCGGAACAGCCCCCGCTGCCCCGGCGCCGACGCTCCTCTGCACCCGAAGACCCCGGAAGGAAGCCCGTCATGCCCGCCCACACCGACACCCGCCCCGCCCGGTGCGGCCGGCCCGCCACTCGCCTCCAGCGGGAACGGGCCGACGAACTCTTCGACCTGCTCTCCTCGCTCCTCCGCGACGCCGCCGACCCCGATGCCGACACCGCCGCGCTGCTCCGCGCGGCCGACCGGGCCTTCGAGGCCCTGCACCGCCACCTCAGCCGCGGCGGCGCCCTCCCCCAGCCCTGGCGCGACGCCCGCCACTGAACCGAACCTGTCCCCGACGTGCAGGAGAAGAAGAAATAGAGCTATTCCTTTACATCAAGAACTTCTGGGAATAATCTCGAAGGGCCGCACTCCCTTCCTCCCCCTAGGAGATCCGTTGGAGTTCACCAAGATCAGCGGTGGTTGCGAGGACGACCAGTGCCCCGCTGTGTACACGACCGACCGGAAGAGCTACATCGTGCAGGGATACACGATCAGTGACCCGGACGTCCTGGAAAAGCTGGGTCTCCCACCGGGAGAAAGCGCCGTCGAGATCCCCCACGCTCTCCTGGAGGGTATTCGTGGCGAAGCTCGATGACGGCCGGTTCGACGCCCTGTTCACGACTTCCGTCAAGAGCGTGTTCCGGCTGGAGACACTGCCCGTCTACAACCCGGTGTCGGAGGGGGAGAAGTTCCGTGCCTACATGGCGGGCGACCCCTGTCCCCGAGTGGGGGTGGTCACCCCTTACATGCAGAGGGTCATGGACCACGTCGCACAGGGGATCCGCCGCTACCGCGTGCATGTGGTCCGCAGTCCGCTGACGGACTACCTGAGGTACGAGATGGAGTGGGGGTACTCGTTCAACGCCCAGGCCGGCGAGGAGATCTTCATCCTCGACACAGCCGAGCACGGTCGTCCCGAGGGCCTTCTGGACGAGGATTTCTGGTTCTTCGACGAGACGCGCACGGTGCGGATGATCTACCGGGAGGACGGTGAGTACCAGGGAAGCGAGCTCGTGGAGAACCCCGGGCCGACTCACTACCGCACCCAACGGGACCTCGCGTTGGCGGAGGCCGTACCCTTCGACCAGTATTGGAGTGCCCATCCGCAGTACCACCGGGATTGATGGCCGTACCTGAGTCGTTCCACCAGGACCGCGCCGAGCTGGCCGATCGCCTTCGCCGACTTCGCGCGGTCTCCGGCATGTCCGGGACGCGGGTCGCCGAACTTCTGGACTGGAGCCAGTCCAAGGTCTCCAAGATCGAGACCGGCCGGGTCACTCCTTCCGGCGACGATGTGCGGTCGCTGCTGGACCTCTACCGTCCGCAGAAAGACGAACGTGTCGAAACGGAGGAACTGGCGCGGGCCTTGAACGACCGTTACAGGTCCCTGCGGATGCTGCGCAAACGCGGCCTGCATCGAACCCAGGAGGACATCGGCCGGAGAACCCGGCAGGCCCAGACCGTCCGTTCGTTCCAGCCCACGATGGTCCCCGGTCTGCTTCAGACCCCTGAGTACGCGCGCGCCGTCTTCAGCCAGCCCCTTTCGAGCGGCGGGACCGACGTGGCGGAGGCGGTGCGTGCCCGCATGGAGCGTCAGACCATCCTGTTCGATCCACGGCACTCGTTCCATTTCGTGATCACCGAGGCCGCCCTGCGCTGGCGTCTGGGCAGCGCAGCGACCATGCGGGCGCAGATGGACCGACTGGCCAACCTCTCCACGGCGGAGAACCTCCGCATCGGTTTCCTGCCCTGGAACGTTCCCGTCGCCCAAGTGCCGAAGAACGGGTTCGTCATCCTCGATGAGGAGGAAGTCTCGGTGGAGAGCTTCACGACCCACCGGAACATCACCGAGCCCCGCGACGTCCGCTTCCACCTGGACGTCTTCCGGCTGTTCGCCGACGCCGCCGTTTACGACGACGAGGCCCGGACCTTCTTGGCGGAGCTGGCGC is a window of Nocardiopsis changdeensis DNA encoding:
- a CDS encoding DUF397 domain-containing protein, whose amino-acid sequence is MNEIWKKSPYSPNSGNCVECRWTAEAVEARDTKNREAGQLSFGPSEWLAALAAEK
- a CDS encoding helix-turn-helix domain-containing protein; translated protein: MTPGIFAEALTAAREAAGLTQTQLARSANLSLSSLNRWENSGSLPKRENAEALDRILGCDGTLLARHQEAKDGFSIPVWARSLSRIEPEARAATVISPGMVPGYLQCPSLASLLFRAARPWMTEEEVTRLTALRCERLHQLPKLRVTAVFPLFVLDALPQEIQVEQAKALLDWIETGRVIVHLVPRGSILLVPGSATTVFHLAGDDVAVVGDWSRGTVIAERSDHSALLGMVSSALAAALPSRETTAALKELL
- a CDS encoding DUF397 domain-containing protein, coding for MKSSPEWHKSSYSGSSSNCVETREHAAGADVRDTRNREAGQLSFGPSEWLAALAAER
- a CDS encoding DUF397 domain-containing protein, whose product is MNETWKKSAYSPNGSDCVECRYGGGAAGMRDTKHRDAGDLTFGPSEWVAALAAQK
- a CDS encoding DUF397 domain-containing protein, producing MKSSPEWHKSSYSGASANCVEIRESSERIDVRDTRNREAGHLTFPSSEWLSALAAER
- a CDS encoding DUF397 domain-containing protein — encoded protein: MTFSAEWHKSSYSSGNNECVETREHVAGADIRDTRNRDAGHLTFPSSEWVATLAAEK
- a CDS encoding helix-turn-helix domain-containing protein; protein product: MAVPESFHQDRAELADRLRRLRAVSGMSGTRVAELLDWSQSKVSKIETGRVTPSGDDVRSLLDLYRPQKDERVETEELARALNDRYRSLRMLRKRGLHRTQEDIGRRTRQAQTVRSFQPTMVPGLLQTPEYARAVFSQPLSSGGTDVAEAVRARMERQTILFDPRHSFHFVITEAALRWRLGSAATMRAQMDRLANLSTAENLRIGFLPWNVPVAQVPKNGFVILDEEEVSVESFTTHRNITEPRDVRFHLDVFRLFADAAVYDDEARTFLAELAREHS
- a CDS encoding DUF397 domain-containing protein, with the translated sequence MKSSTNWHKSSYSSTGSNCVEAREHTCGADVRDTQNRAAGHLTFPSSEWLAALAAEK
- a CDS encoding DUF397 domain-containing protein: MNDSWFKSTYSGDSPNCAECRMQSDMVALRDTKNREAGHLTFPSSEWLAALAAEK
- a CDS encoding DUF6879 family protein, producing MAKLDDGRFDALFTTSVKSVFRLETLPVYNPVSEGEKFRAYMAGDPCPRVGVVTPYMQRVMDHVAQGIRRYRVHVVRSPLTDYLRYEMEWGYSFNAQAGEEIFILDTAEHGRPEGLLDEDFWFFDETRTVRMIYREDGEYQGSELVENPGPTHYRTQRDLALAEAVPFDQYWSAHPQYHRD
- a CDS encoding MBL fold metallo-hydrolase, with the protein product MEMTHVRNATAVLRVGGKTVLVDPMLGARGSRDGVPNSKGGTERNPLVDLVVPLADLLSPDVVVVTHTHSDHWDAAAAALLPRGVPVLVQHAADAGAVAKEGFTDVRVLDEPVTVDGTVFTRTGGRHGSEEAMEAIGEELGQVMGVVVSHPGEPVVYFAGDTVLTDDVPAALERHDPDIVVLNTGEGWIGSVGPLIMGARDVVEVHRLAPRARIVAVHLEALNHCPVTRAEVRSLVAAHGIADRVLVPEDGEVLAF
- a CDS encoding DUF3592 domain-containing protein yields the protein MPPEPLEPPGREFRTRDRLLAIVPVLVAAALAVALAVWVNTPDTGAHPDYSGRAEAEVVRVRTEAGSGQPGMGGPKVTVEVVYTVDGARYTSAVAGVLQPEPEAGERVTVAYDPAEPGRAVSPDLAGDPEGGRLRLALTGYFGLMVFMGLAFLGRFAWRNPDLWRPGSAEGGKSGPGGKGGKGGPGRKGR
- a CDS encoding serine/threonine-protein kinase — encoded protein: MRSAQNVASLPATATDLTPADPERIGPYRPLKRLGAGGMGVVYAAHDASGGLVAVKLIHPEYSADPDFRARFAREVELLHRVGGACAVPLLAADTAAERPWLVTPLVRGLTLGDYVREHGPLPERLLLGLAAGVAEALVRIHAVGIAHRDLKPANVVLSPEGPRVLDFGVARAVDQTALTRTGSIVGSPGWISPDHYRGRPASTADDVFAWGALMAFAATGRQPFGTGDPAVVAHRVISGEPDMDGFTGPLADLARWALAKEAGRRPDAMRLVEAVFALSGPGRGRPPAGTPEAVDGAMATVVDENWQGVPAAPEQVFAIAPRPGGGRAKRGLAVAGAVVGALLLLAGATFGGVVLARSWDTQVVADDVPAEEAGTGGDRRPGAGNEPKPSESPSGEPSESPSEEAGAGDGGGEEEEGGGTSATSTGLVGAGVAAAGARPSGEHVVAFQPDGGAAVYARLDGADVVCAWSFCQSQGGSVGNGSAGSVPSSPSALTGYANQGGRTVRAEVTYTTAADGTVTITRLVEQHRTSGTGTPPW
- a CDS encoding ATP-binding protein, whose protein sequence is MTPARLWTHRLYPGDLARLSQVRRDLRADLSGFDPDTADTLVLCGSELFANCVKYTASGRDGGVIRTLWSADDRSLTLGFTDDGLGGGVPVIPRARTSDEWDRAEGQRGLLMVEELSTAWGYSPVCPFGDLGTHTWATFTLAR
- a CDS encoding spore-associated protein A is translated as MKKITGRVAAVLGLALVVTVAGPAPVGAVAYGGQCGSGYGKVNEAAIPGGTVFLTYNGSNGKNCVVVVRSSPGSRVAMDAALKQSGGTSWQTDPGDFTEYAGPVYLSAAGQCVDWGGRIGDDWIVRNGTNCG